One segment of Niveibacterium microcysteis DNA contains the following:
- a CDS encoding argininosuccinate synthase translates to MSEAKKVVLAYSGGLDTSVILKWLQDTYQCEVVTFTADLGQGEELEPARTKALKFGIKPENIFIDDLREEFVRDFVFPMFRCNTVYEGEYLLGTSIARPLIAKRLIDIARQTGADTISHGATGKGNDQVRFELGAYALMPNVKVIAPWREWDLLSREKLLAYAEKHGIPVEMKHKNGGAPYSMDANLLHISFEGRHLEDPKNEAEESMWRWTVSPEAAPDAPEYVDLEFERGDVVAINGTRLAAHEVLAKLNELGGKHGVGRLDLVENRYVGMKSRGCYETPGGTILLKAHRGIESITLDREVAHLKDDLMPRYASLIYNGYWWAPERRALQVLIDHTQTNVNGWVRVKLYKGSVSVVARDSKDTLFDQTIATFDDDGGAYNQADAGGFIKLNALRMRIAENARRKRGA, encoded by the coding sequence ATGAGTGAAGCAAAGAAAGTTGTTCTGGCCTACTCCGGTGGCCTGGATACGTCGGTCATCCTGAAGTGGTTGCAAGACACCTACCAGTGCGAAGTGGTGACCTTCACCGCCGACCTCGGTCAGGGTGAAGAACTGGAGCCGGCGCGTACCAAGGCGCTGAAGTTCGGCATCAAGCCGGAAAACATCTTCATCGACGATCTGCGCGAAGAGTTCGTCCGCGATTTCGTTTTCCCGATGTTCCGTTGCAACACCGTGTATGAAGGCGAGTACCTGCTCGGCACTTCGATTGCACGCCCGCTGATTGCCAAGCGCCTGATCGACATCGCGCGCCAGACCGGCGCTGACACGATCTCCCACGGTGCGACCGGCAAGGGCAACGATCAGGTCCGTTTCGAGCTTGGTGCCTATGCGCTGATGCCGAACGTCAAGGTCATCGCGCCGTGGCGCGAATGGGATCTGCTGTCGCGCGAGAAGCTGCTGGCTTACGCCGAGAAGCACGGCATCCCGGTCGAGATGAAGCACAAGAACGGTGGCGCGCCGTATTCGATGGACGCCAACCTGCTGCACATCTCGTTCGAAGGCCGCCATCTGGAAGACCCGAAGAACGAAGCTGAAGAATCGATGTGGCGCTGGACCGTGTCGCCGGAAGCGGCACCGGACGCGCCCGAGTACGTCGATCTGGAATTCGAGCGCGGTGACGTCGTGGCGATCAACGGAACCCGCCTTGCCGCACACGAAGTGCTGGCCAAGCTCAACGAGCTGGGTGGCAAGCACGGCGTTGGCCGTCTGGATCTGGTCGAGAACCGCTATGTCGGCATGAAGTCGCGCGGCTGCTATGAAACCCCGGGAGGCACGATTCTCCTCAAGGCGCACCGTGGCATCGAGTCGATCACGCTCGATCGCGAAGTGGCGCACCTGAAGGACGATCTGATGCCGCGCTACGCCAGCCTGATTTACAACGGCTACTGGTGGGCGCCGGAGCGCCGCGCGCTGCAGGTGCTGATCGACCACACGCAGACCAACGTAAATGGCTGGGTGCGCGTGAAGCTCTACAAGGGCTCGGTGTCGGTCGTGGCGCGTGATTCGAAGGACACGTTGTTCGATCAAACCATCGCAACTTTCGACGACGATGGCGGCGCATACAACCAGGCGGATGCAGGAGGTTTCATCAAGCTCAATGCTTTGCGTATGCGAATCGCGGAAAATGCGCGTCGCAAGCGCGGTGCCTGA
- a CDS encoding MFS transporter yields the protein MPAFLRALKSRNYRLYFAGQLISLAGTWMQQIAMIWLAYRLSNSAFVLGTIGFASQIPILVFGSFGGVWVDRFDRRRLMIWTQAVAMLQAVLLAVLAGFGLVTPAILIGLAFLLGCVNALDVPVRQAIAVQLVDDPEHLPNAIALNSMLMNGGRFVGPALAGIVVASFGETACFVLNAASYLAVLLALVAIRLEPAPPRVQAPALQALREGVAYAVAHPFIRLSLLLVASISFLATPYAVMLPVFAREIFGGDARTYGFLVGSAGAGSLAGSLLLATHGEPRRIARWVAWAAPAVGACLAGFALTPWHWLATALLMGVGFAVILAVAGSNVLIQTRVEDAFRGRVMALYSMAFLGIAPLGSFAVGSFGHVLGIRDTLAACGIASLLCGLLYRRVARRPAPAVT from the coding sequence GTGCCCGCATTCCTCCGCGCGCTGAAGTCGCGCAACTACCGCCTGTACTTCGCTGGCCAGTTGATCTCGCTCGCCGGCACCTGGATGCAGCAGATCGCGATGATCTGGCTGGCCTACCGTTTGTCGAATTCTGCCTTCGTGCTCGGCACGATCGGCTTTGCAAGCCAGATCCCGATTCTGGTCTTCGGTTCGTTCGGCGGCGTGTGGGTGGATCGGTTCGACCGGCGCCGCCTGATGATCTGGACGCAGGCGGTGGCGATGCTGCAGGCGGTGTTGTTGGCGGTGCTTGCCGGCTTCGGCTTGGTCACACCGGCCATTCTGATTGGCCTGGCTTTCCTGCTTGGCTGCGTCAATGCGCTGGATGTGCCGGTGCGGCAGGCGATTGCCGTGCAACTGGTTGATGACCCGGAGCACCTGCCCAACGCCATCGCGCTGAATTCGATGCTGATGAACGGCGGACGCTTCGTTGGCCCGGCACTGGCGGGCATTGTGGTTGCCTCGTTCGGCGAGACGGCCTGTTTCGTGCTCAATGCAGCTTCGTATCTTGCGGTGCTACTGGCGCTGGTGGCGATCCGCCTGGAGCCTGCGCCGCCGCGCGTGCAGGCGCCGGCGCTGCAGGCATTGCGCGAGGGCGTCGCCTACGCTGTGGCGCATCCGTTTATCCGGCTGTCCTTGCTGCTGGTGGCGAGCATCAGCTTCCTCGCAACGCCCTATGCGGTGATGCTGCCGGTGTTCGCGCGCGAGATCTTCGGCGGCGATGCGCGCACCTATGGCTTCCTGGTCGGCAGTGCGGGTGCCGGCTCGCTTGCGGGCAGCCTGCTGCTGGCGACGCACGGCGAGCCGCGACGAATCGCGCGCTGGGTAGCGTGGGCGGCGCCAGCGGTTGGGGCCTGCCTCGCCGGTTTCGCGCTGACGCCGTGGCATTGGCTTGCGACGGCGTTGCTGATGGGGGTCGGCTTTGCGGTGATCCTCGCCGTTGCGGGCAGCAATGTGCTGATCCAGACACGTGTCGAAGATGCCTTCCGCGGTCGGGTGATGGCGCTGTACTCGATGGCCTTCTTGGGCATCGCGCCTTTGGGCAGCTTCGCCGTCGGGAGCTTCGGTCATGTGCTGGGTATCCGTGACACGCTCGCGGCTTGCGGAATAGCCAGCCTGCTGTGTGGGCTGCTGTATCGCCGCGTGGCGCGGCGCCCTGCGCCGGCAGTGACGTAA
- a CDS encoding bile acid:sodium symporter family protein, translating to MLARLRRFGIDGFLLSLIAAVVLASLWPTLLKTGGLIHIDVFTTYGVALVFLLYGLTLSPQKMREGIVNWRLHLLVQASTFLLFPLLGIGFHQLFGQRLDPALALGVFYLCALPSTVSSSVAMTSIARGNVPGAIFNASLSSLIGVFITPLWINAYLHAQGSGMALGPVILKIVLLVLLPIVLGQLLRPFVLRWVEAHLSAAKLLDRATILAIVANSFADSVAEGVWAAHGLRTLLLIAVISIALFALMFALTSLLCRSFGFSREDRIAAIFCGSKKSLASGVPMAKIMFGGNPALGLIIAPIMLFHLLQLIMVSVIARRFAAEATKA from the coding sequence ATGCTGGCCCGCCTCAGACGTTTCGGAATCGACGGTTTCCTGCTCAGCCTCATCGCAGCGGTAGTCCTCGCCTCACTTTGGCCCACACTGCTGAAGACGGGCGGGCTGATCCACATCGATGTGTTCACCACCTACGGCGTGGCGCTGGTGTTTCTGCTCTACGGCCTGACCCTGTCGCCTCAGAAGATGCGTGAAGGCATCGTTAACTGGCGCCTGCACCTGCTGGTACAAGCCTCGACCTTCCTGCTGTTCCCGCTGCTCGGTATCGGCTTCCACCAGCTCTTCGGGCAGCGGCTCGACCCGGCGCTTGCGCTCGGCGTGTTTTACCTCTGTGCCCTGCCCTCGACGGTATCGTCATCCGTCGCAATGACCTCGATCGCACGAGGCAATGTGCCCGGCGCAATCTTCAACGCCAGCCTCTCCAGCCTGATCGGCGTATTTATCACGCCGCTCTGGATCAACGCCTATCTGCATGCGCAGGGCAGCGGCATGGCACTCGGCCCGGTCATCCTGAAGATCGTGCTGCTGGTGCTGCTGCCGATCGTGCTCGGCCAGCTGCTGCGCCCCTTCGTGCTGCGCTGGGTCGAGGCACACCTCTCGGCAGCAAAGCTACTCGACCGCGCGACGATTCTGGCGATCGTCGCAAATTCATTCGCCGACTCGGTCGCCGAGGGCGTTTGGGCGGCCCACGGTTTGCGCACGCTGCTACTGATCGCGGTGATCTCGATCGCGCTGTTCGCGCTGATGTTCGCGCTGACGAGCCTCTTGTGCCGTAGCTTTGGCTTCAGCCGGGAAGACCGCATCGCGGCCATCTTCTGTGGCTCGAAAAAGTCGCTTGCGAGTGGCGTGCCGATGGCGAAGATCATGTTCGGCGGCAATCCGGCGCTCGGCCTGATCATCGCGCCGATCATGCTGTTTCATCTGCTGCAGTTGATCATGGTCAGCGTGATTGCCCGACGCTTCGCCGCCGAGGCTACAAAAGCCTGA
- a CDS encoding DUF3579 domain-containing protein, which yields MSIESFVIVGLTREGRKFRPSDWADRLCGIMSAFGAEKRMRYSPYVRPGCTLGGEKCVVVDKRLHELEPLAYNFLVNFAKDNDLQVDPLADEQG from the coding sequence ATGTCGATTGAGAGTTTCGTGATCGTCGGCCTCACGCGCGAGGGCCGCAAATTCCGCCCGAGCGACTGGGCCGACCGCCTGTGCGGCATCATGTCGGCCTTCGGCGCCGAAAAACGGATGCGCTACTCGCCCTATGTGCGGCCTGGATGCACGCTGGGTGGCGAAAAGTGCGTGGTTGTCGACAAGCGGCTGCACGAACTCGAACCGCTCGCCTACAACTTTCTCGTCAACTTCGCGAAGGACAACGACCTTCAGGTCGATCCGCTCGCCGACGAACAAGGCTAA
- the argF gene encoding ornithine carbamoyltransferase, whose amino-acid sequence MATAPRHFLQFNDFSREEFDYLFERTRWIKDKFKRYQPYHPLFDRTLVMIFEKASTRTRLSFEAGMFQLGGSAIYLNTRDSQLGRGEPVEDAAQVMSRMSDVVMIRTFEQGIVERFAANSRVPVINGLTNEYHPCQIMADIYTWIEQRGPIQGKTVAWIGDSNNVCNTWLQAAEVLDFNVRVSTPPGYEVEPERANLYGTGHFEQFADPMEAARGADLITTDVWTSMGFEAENEARIKAFADWQVDADMMRVANRGALFMHCLPAHRGEEVSAEVIDGPQSVVWEEAENRLHAQKALLEYLVMGRVDGK is encoded by the coding sequence ATGGCGACTGCGCCCAGGCACTTTCTTCAGTTCAACGACTTTTCGCGTGAAGAGTTCGACTACCTCTTCGAGCGGACACGCTGGATCAAGGACAAGTTCAAGCGCTACCAGCCCTACCATCCGTTGTTCGACCGCACGCTGGTGATGATTTTCGAGAAAGCCAGCACGCGCACGCGGCTGTCTTTTGAGGCCGGCATGTTCCAGCTCGGTGGATCGGCAATCTACCTGAATACGCGCGATTCGCAGTTGGGCCGTGGCGAACCGGTGGAAGACGCCGCACAGGTCATGTCGCGCATGTCGGACGTCGTGATGATTCGCACCTTTGAGCAGGGCATCGTGGAGCGCTTCGCGGCCAACTCGCGCGTGCCGGTCATCAACGGTCTGACCAATGAATACCACCCGTGCCAGATCATGGCGGACATCTACACCTGGATCGAGCAGCGTGGCCCGATCCAGGGCAAGACCGTGGCCTGGATCGGTGACTCCAACAACGTCTGCAACACCTGGCTGCAAGCGGCTGAGGTGCTGGACTTCAACGTTCGTGTGTCGACGCCGCCGGGTTACGAGGTCGAACCCGAGCGGGCGAACCTCTACGGCACGGGTCACTTCGAGCAATTTGCCGATCCGATGGAAGCCGCGCGCGGCGCCGATCTGATTACGACCGACGTGTGGACCTCGATGGGTTTCGAGGCGGAAAACGAAGCACGGATCAAGGCTTTCGCCGACTGGCAGGTTGATGCCGACATGATGCGCGTGGCCAACCGCGGTGCGCTGTTCATGCACTGCTTGCCGGCGCATCGTGGTGAAGAGGTATCGGCAGAAGTGATCGACGGGCCGCAGAGCGTCGTGTGGGAAGAGGCCGAAAACCGCCTGCACGCGCAGAAGGCCTTGCTTGAGTATCTGGTGATGGGGCGGGTTGACGGAAAGTAA
- a CDS encoding VOC family protein — MIDHMTFRVSDIERTKSFYAAALAPLGYLPAYDAVHDGVRVLGFACDSKIDTWFVSAADVTTRCHLAWRAPNRAAVDAFYAAAMAAGARDNGAPGLRPHYHPGYYGAFVIDPEGNNVEAVCHDPE, encoded by the coding sequence ATGATCGATCACATGACCTTTCGTGTATCCGATATCGAGCGTACGAAGTCGTTCTATGCGGCGGCGCTGGCGCCGTTGGGTTACTTGCCGGCTTACGATGCGGTGCATGACGGGGTCCGGGTGCTGGGCTTTGCCTGTGACAGCAAGATCGATACCTGGTTTGTCAGCGCAGCGGATGTGACGACGCGCTGCCATCTCGCTTGGCGGGCACCGAACCGCGCTGCGGTCGACGCTTTCTACGCTGCGGCTATGGCTGCGGGGGCGCGTGACAACGGGGCGCCGGGTCTGCGCCCGCACTACCATCCGGGTTACTACGGCGCGTTTGTGATCGACCCTGAAGGTAACAACGTCGAGGCGGTATGCCACGACCCTGAGTGA
- the murJ gene encoding murein biosynthesis integral membrane protein MurJ produces the protein MNLLKALATVSGMTLLSRILGFVRDFVIARAFGAGIATDAFFVAFRLPNLLRRLFAEGAFSQAFVPILSEYKNRRTEEDTRALVDHVASLLGIAVALVALLGVIFAPAVILVSAPGFAKNADKFALTVELTRITFPYILFMALVALAGGILNAWSRFSVPAFTPVLLNVAFIVMALFAAPYFDPPVLALGWAVFLGGILQLAFQVPALKKIGMLPRFRPDWSDPGVRRVLKLMAPATLGVSVAQISLLINTIFASFLPTGSVSWLYYADRLMEFPSGMLGVALGTILLPSLSKLHAKGDHEEFAALLDWGLRLALLLTLPAVVGIGILAVPLVTTLFHHGAFSANDVMQTRSALTAYAVGLSGIILVKILAPAFYSRQDIKTPVKIALLTLCVTQALNLAFIGPLKHAGLALSIGLAATLNAALLFQGLRSRGIFKPQPGWGRFAMRQAGALVVMAVALWLGMGGEQRWLEMHGLQRVLWLTAVVCGGAAIYFATLFALGFRVADFRRRA, from the coding sequence GTGAATCTCCTCAAGGCTCTTGCGACAGTCAGCGGCATGACTCTGCTGTCGCGCATCCTCGGCTTCGTTCGGGACTTTGTCATCGCGCGCGCATTCGGCGCCGGCATCGCGACAGACGCATTCTTCGTTGCCTTCCGCCTCCCCAACCTGCTGCGGCGGCTCTTCGCGGAAGGCGCGTTCTCGCAGGCCTTCGTGCCGATTCTGTCGGAATACAAGAACCGCCGCACCGAGGAAGACACCCGCGCGCTGGTGGACCATGTGGCAAGTCTGCTCGGCATCGCCGTGGCCCTGGTGGCGCTGCTCGGCGTGATCTTCGCGCCCGCCGTGATTCTGGTTTCGGCGCCGGGCTTCGCCAAGAACGCGGACAAGTTCGCCCTGACCGTCGAACTCACTCGCATCACCTTCCCGTACATCCTTTTCATGGCGCTGGTCGCGCTGGCAGGCGGCATCCTGAATGCGTGGAGCCGTTTCTCGGTGCCGGCATTCACACCGGTGTTGCTGAACGTCGCTTTCATCGTGATGGCGCTATTCGCCGCGCCATACTTTGATCCGCCCGTACTGGCACTGGGTTGGGCGGTGTTTCTCGGCGGCATCCTGCAGCTGGCCTTTCAGGTGCCTGCACTGAAGAAGATCGGCATGCTGCCGCGCTTCCGCCCCGACTGGTCCGATCCCGGGGTGCGTCGGGTACTTAAATTGATGGCGCCAGCCACGCTGGGCGTATCGGTGGCGCAGATCAGCCTGCTGATCAACACCATCTTCGCCTCCTTCCTTCCGACCGGCTCGGTTTCGTGGCTCTACTACGCCGACCGCCTGATGGAATTCCCCTCCGGCATGCTGGGCGTGGCACTCGGCACGATCCTGCTGCCAAGCCTGTCCAAACTGCACGCCAAGGGCGACCACGAGGAATTCGCGGCCCTGCTCGACTGGGGGCTGCGCCTGGCACTGCTGCTGACGCTGCCCGCGGTGGTGGGTATCGGCATCCTGGCCGTGCCGCTCGTAACAACGCTCTTCCACCATGGCGCCTTCTCGGCCAATGACGTGATGCAGACGCGCTCGGCGCTGACCGCTTACGCGGTAGGCCTCTCGGGCATCATCCTGGTGAAGATCCTGGCGCCGGCGTTCTATTCGCGGCAGGACATCAAGACGCCGGTCAAGATCGCATTGCTGACACTTTGCGTGACACAAGCACTTAACCTCGCTTTCATCGGGCCGTTGAAGCATGCTGGGCTTGCGCTGTCGATCGGCCTGGCGGCAACGCTCAATGCCGCGCTACTGTTCCAGGGGCTGCGCAGCCGCGGCATCTTCAAACCGCAGCCGGGCTGGGGCCGCTTTGCTATGCGGCAGGCCGGTGCGCTGGTGGTGATGGCGGTGGCGTTGTGGCTGGGCATGGGCGGCGAGCAACGCTGGCTCGAAATGCACGGCCTGCAACGCGTGCTCTGGCTCACGGCGGTGGTGTGTGGCGGCGCGGCCATCTACTTCGCAACCCTGTTCGCGCTCGGCTTCAGAGTCGCCGACTTCCGCCGGCGCGCTTGA
- a CDS encoding DUF2788 domain-containing protein — protein METVTLFGLTVAQFEDLSLKFFLTALIAYMFFIIWNLARESKAGKVGTAVLFFALGTGMFGFMAKSVIAKVLGIE, from the coding sequence ATGGAAACCGTCACCCTGTTCGGCCTGACCGTTGCGCAGTTTGAAGACTTGTCGCTCAAGTTCTTCCTGACCGCGCTGATCGCCTACATGTTCTTCATCATCTGGAATCTTGCGCGCGAGTCGAAAGCGGGCAAGGTTGGCACTGCAGTGCTGTTTTTTGCGCTTGGCACCGGCATGTTCGGTTTCATGGCAAAGTCGGTGATTGCGAAGGTGCTGGGCATCGAGTAA
- a CDS encoding YbhB/YbcL family Raf kinase inhibitor-like protein has product MKLWSNSIRDGAPIPGEFAFAVQATHGHVALSANRNPHLAWSGAPAGTRSYALICHDPDVPSRGDDVNQEGRSVPITLPRVDFFHWVLIDIPVGIDEIAAGSFSDGVVARGKPSAGPLDTRQGLNDYTGWFAGDADMAGDYHGYDGPCPPWNDELPHRYIFTLYALDTDRVPIEGRFGGAEARAAIAKHILAQASFTGRYTLNPAVRL; this is encoded by the coding sequence ATGAAGCTCTGGAGTAACAGCATTCGCGACGGCGCACCGATCCCAGGCGAGTTCGCCTTCGCAGTCCAGGCCACGCACGGCCATGTCGCGCTGTCGGCCAACCGCAACCCGCACCTCGCCTGGTCCGGCGCGCCCGCCGGCACCCGCTCCTACGCCCTGATCTGCCACGATCCGGACGTCCCAAGCCGCGGTGACGACGTCAATCAGGAAGGCCGCAGCGTGCCGATCACCTTGCCGCGGGTGGATTTCTTTCATTGGGTGCTGATCGACATCCCGGTCGGCATTGACGAGATCGCTGCCGGCAGCTTCAGCGACGGGGTCGTGGCCCGCGGCAAACCCAGCGCCGGCCCGCTCGACACCCGCCAGGGGCTCAACGACTACACCGGCTGGTTTGCCGGCGACGCCGACATGGCGGGCGATTACCACGGCTATGACGGCCCTTGCCCGCCGTGGAACGACGAACTGCCGCACCGCTACATCTTCACGCTTTACGCGCTCGACACCGATCGGGTGCCGATCGAAGGCCGCTTCGGCGGCGCCGAGGCGCGCGCGGCCATCGCCAAGCACATCCTGGCGCAGGCCTCATTCACCGGCCGCTACACGCTCAACCCCGCAGTCCGCCTCTAA
- the pfkA gene encoding 6-phosphofructokinase has translation MIKKIGVLTSGGDSPGMNAAIRAVVRAGLSSGLEVYGIHDGYLGLHQDRIEKLERYSVSDVINRGGTFLGSARFPAFKEESVRREAIQNLKKHAIDALVVIGGDGSYMGAKKLTEMGYPCIGLPGTIDNDIAGTDFTIGFDTALNVILEAIDRLRDTSSSHKRISVVEVMGRHCGDLAMSAAVAGGAEFVVVPEQPFDKASLLSQIEAGIARGKRHALVVICEHVTDVNALAKEIEARTELETRATILGHIQRGGSPTARDRLLASRMGAFAVELLLQGHGGRCIGLQHNEMVHHDIIDCIENMKRPFNQELFDLSAKLF, from the coding sequence ATGATCAAGAAAATCGGTGTCCTGACCAGCGGTGGCGATTCGCCCGGCATGAACGCGGCGATCCGCGCGGTGGTGCGCGCGGGCCTGTCCAGCGGGCTTGAGGTTTACGGCATTCACGATGGTTACCTCGGCCTGCACCAAGACCGCATCGAGAAGCTCGAGCGCTACAGCGTGTCGGACGTCATCAACCGTGGCGGCACCTTCCTCGGCTCTGCCCGCTTCCCGGCCTTCAAGGAAGAGTCGGTGCGTCGCGAGGCGATCCAGAACCTGAAGAAGCACGCGATCGATGCGCTGGTCGTGATCGGCGGCGATGGCTCCTACATGGGCGCCAAGAAGCTGACCGAAATGGGCTACCCCTGCATCGGCTTGCCGGGCACGATCGACAACGATATTGCCGGTACCGACTTCACGATCGGCTTCGACACCGCGCTGAACGTGATCCTCGAAGCGATCGACCGCCTGCGCGACACCTCCAGTTCGCACAAGCGCATCTCGGTCGTCGAGGTGATGGGCCGCCACTGTGGTGACCTCGCGATGTCGGCCGCGGTGGCCGGCGGTGCCGAGTTCGTGGTGGTGCCAGAGCAGCCGTTCGACAAGGCGTCGCTGCTGTCGCAGATCGAGGCTGGCATCGCTCGCGGCAAGCGCCATGCGCTGGTCGTGATCTGCGAGCATGTGACCGATGTGAACGCGCTGGCCAAGGAAATCGAAGCACGTACCGAACTGGAAACCCGTGCCACGATTCTCGGCCACATCCAGCGTGGTGGCTCGCCGACCGCGCGCGATCGCCTGCTCGCAAGCCGCATGGGCGCATTTGCCGTCGAACTTCTGCTGCAGGGGCACGGTGGCCGTTGCATCGGTCTGCAGCACAACGAGATGGTGCATCACGACATCATCGACTGTATCGAGAACATGAAGCGCCCGTTCAACCAGGAACTGTTTGATCTGAGCGCCAAGCTGTTCTGA
- a CDS encoding fumarate hydratase, giving the protein MTIIKQSDLIDSVAGALQYISYYHPVDYITNLARAYELEESPAAKDAMAQILINSRMCAEGHRPICQDTGIVTVFVKVGMDVRWEGFTGSLDDAINEGVRRAYNDPDNKLRASILLDPAGARKNSKDNTPAVIHYSMVPGDKVDITVAAKGGGSENKSKMVMLNPSDSIVDWVLKTVPTMGAGWCPPGMLGIGIGGTAEKAVLLAKEALMDPIDMQELLKRGPQNRIEELRIELYEKVNALGIGAQGLGGLTTVLDVKILDYPTHAASLPVAMIPNCAATRHAHFVLDGSGPVFLDPPSLADWPSLTYDASKGKRVNLNAVTREEVASWKPGDVLLLNGKMLTGRDAAHKRMVDMLNKGEALPVDLAGRFIYYVGPVDPVRDEAVGPAGPTTATRMDKFTEQVLAQTGLLGMIGKAERGPAAIEAIKKHQSVYLMAVGGAAYLVSKAIKTAKVVGFADLGMEAIYEFDVVDMPVTVAVDSLGTSVHQTGPAEWQAKIGKIPVKTV; this is encoded by the coding sequence GCAGAGCGACCTGATCGACAGCGTCGCCGGCGCCTTGCAATACATCAGCTACTACCACCCGGTCGACTACATCACCAACCTGGCGCGCGCCTACGAGCTCGAAGAGAGCCCCGCCGCCAAGGACGCGATGGCGCAGATCCTGATCAACTCGCGCATGTGCGCCGAAGGCCACCGCCCGATCTGCCAGGACACCGGCATCGTCACCGTATTCGTCAAGGTCGGCATGGACGTGCGTTGGGAGGGCTTCACCGGCTCGCTCGACGACGCCATCAACGAAGGCGTGCGCCGCGCCTACAACGATCCGGACAACAAGCTGCGCGCGTCGATCCTGCTCGACCCGGCCGGTGCCCGCAAGAACAGCAAGGACAACACGCCGGCGGTGATCCACTACTCGATGGTGCCGGGTGACAAGGTTGACATCACCGTCGCCGCAAAGGGCGGTGGCTCCGAGAACAAGTCGAAGATGGTGATGCTCAATCCGTCCGATTCGATCGTCGACTGGGTGCTCAAGACCGTGCCGACCATGGGCGCCGGCTGGTGCCCGCCGGGCATGCTCGGCATCGGCATCGGCGGCACCGCCGAGAAGGCCGTGCTACTGGCGAAGGAAGCGCTGATGGACCCGATCGACATGCAGGAGCTGCTCAAGCGCGGCCCGCAGAACCGCATCGAGGAACTGCGCATCGAGCTCTACGAGAAGGTCAATGCGCTAGGTATTGGCGCACAGGGTCTCGGCGGCCTCACCACGGTGCTGGACGTGAAGATCCTCGACTACCCGACGCACGCCGCTTCGCTGCCGGTGGCGATGATCCCGAACTGCGCCGCGACCCGCCACGCGCACTTTGTGCTCGACGGCTCCGGCCCGGTCTTCCTCGACCCGCCCTCGCTCGCGGACTGGCCCAGCCTCACCTACGACGCTTCCAAGGGCAAGCGCGTGAACCTGAACGCAGTCACCCGCGAGGAAGTCGCCTCCTGGAAGCCGGGCGACGTGCTGCTGCTCAATGGCAAGATGCTGACCGGCCGCGACGCCGCGCACAAGCGCATGGTCGACATGCTCAACAAGGGCGAGGCGCTGCCGGTCGATCTGGCCGGCCGCTTCATCTACTACGTTGGGCCGGTCGACCCGGTGCGTGACGAAGCCGTCGGCCCCGCCGGCCCCACCACCGCGACGCGCATGGACAAGTTCACCGAACAGGTGCTGGCGCAAACCGGTTTGCTGGGGATGATCGGCAAGGCCGAACGTGGCCCGGCGGCGATCGAGGCGATCAAGAAGCACCAGTCGGTGTACCTGATGGCCGTCGGCGGCGCCGCCTACCTCGTATCCAAGGCGATCAAGACCGCCAAAGTGGTCGGCTTCGCCGATCTGGGCATGGAAGCGATCTACGAATTCGACGTGGTCGACATGCCGGTCACCGTTGCCGTGGATTCGCTCGGCACCTCGGTGCACCAAACCGGCCCGGCCGAGTGGCAGGCGAAGATCGGCAAGATCCCGGTCAAGACCGTCTGA
- the rpsT gene encoding 30S ribosomal protein S20 → MANSVQARKRARQALKARAHNASLRSRLRTAIKAVRKAIDAGDQAAAKQVFDQSMSTIDSIADKKIIHKNKAARHKSRLSAAIKALGATA, encoded by the coding sequence ATGGCCAACTCGGTACAAGCCCGCAAACGCGCGCGCCAGGCGCTCAAGGCGCGAGCTCACAACGCCAGCCTCCGTTCCCGCCTGCGCACCGCGATCAAGGCGGTTCGTAAGGCCATCGACGCGGGCGATCAGGCAGCTGCAAAGCAAGTCTTCGACCAGTCGATGAGCACCATCGATTCGATCGCTGACAAGAAGATCATCCACAAGAACAAGGCTGCCCGTCACAAGTCGCGTCTGTCGGCTGCGATCAAGGCACTGGGCGCTACCGCCTGA
- a CDS encoding pyrimidine/purine nucleoside phosphorylase → MSAADQFDGVSVVKKANVYFDGKCVSHTVQFADGTRKSVGVILPSSLTFNTGAPEIMEVIDGRCRVKLAGATAAVEYVAGQSFNVPGNSSFDIETLDTLHYVCHFG, encoded by the coding sequence ATGTCTGCAGCGGATCAGTTCGACGGCGTGTCGGTCGTCAAGAAAGCCAATGTCTACTTCGATGGCAAGTGCGTCAGCCACACGGTGCAGTTCGCCGATGGCACGCGCAAGTCGGTCGGTGTGATTCTGCCGTCCAGCCTGACCTTCAACACCGGCGCGCCGGAGATCATGGAAGTCATCGACGGGCGTTGCCGCGTCAAACTCGCCGGCGCCACTGCTGCGGTGGAGTACGTGGCAGGCCAGTCTTTCAACGTGCCGGGCAACAGCAGCTTCGATATCGAAACGCTGGACACCCTGCATTACGTCTGCCACTTCGGCTGA